A part of Pseudomonas sp. HR96 genomic DNA contains:
- a CDS encoding Na/Pi cotransporter family protein, whose protein sequence is MLTLLNLLSAVALLIWGTHIVRTGILRVYGGQLRQLLSQNMSRRPLAFLAGILVTAVVQSSNATAMLTTSFVGQGLMALTPALAIMLGADVGTALMSRVLTFDLSWLSPLLIFLGVIFFLSRKQTRAGQLGRVGIGLGLIVLALQLIVEAATPITHAQGVKVLFASLTGDILLDALLGAVFAMVSYSSLAAVLLTATLAESGVIGLPVAIGLVIGANIGSGLLAFLSTSMQNTAGRQVALGSLLYKLIGLVLIVPVLAPLAQWMDSLQYSNVQGLVIGFHVAYNSLRCLILLPSVGYMARICAGLLPERPQVGVPTGPRHLDLTALTTPSLALANAVRETLRMGDLVDALLGSMLNVLRGTQAAVTQEVRAQSDEIEALYSAIKLYLAQMPREDLSEQDSRRWAEIIELAINLNLASDLIERMLRKVQQQKTAQRRSFSEVGLEELAGLQTQLMANLRLGLSVFLSGDPESARQLLREKRRFRAQERRLAHAHVSRLQRKVVQSMETSSLHLELIADMKRLNSLFCGSAYVVLETSDTGALSDVPVEAGEAP, encoded by the coding sequence ATGCTTACCCTGCTGAATCTGCTGTCTGCCGTGGCCTTGCTGATCTGGGGCACACACATCGTCCGTACCGGCATCCTGCGGGTCTATGGCGGCCAGCTGCGGCAACTGCTCAGCCAGAACATGTCGAGGCGCCCGCTGGCGTTCCTTGCCGGGATCCTCGTGACCGCCGTGGTGCAGAGCAGCAACGCCACCGCCATGCTCACCACCTCCTTTGTCGGCCAGGGGCTGATGGCGCTCACTCCGGCGCTGGCGATCATGCTCGGCGCCGATGTCGGTACCGCGCTGATGTCGCGGGTGCTGACCTTCGACCTGTCGTGGCTGTCGCCGCTGCTGATCTTTCTCGGGGTGATCTTCTTTCTCTCGCGCAAGCAGACCCGGGCCGGCCAGTTGGGCCGGGTCGGCATCGGCTTGGGCCTGATCGTGCTGGCGCTGCAATTGATCGTCGAAGCCGCCACACCCATCACCCACGCCCAGGGCGTCAAGGTGCTGTTTGCCTCGCTGACCGGCGATATCCTCCTCGATGCCTTGCTCGGCGCCGTGTTCGCCATGGTGTCCTACTCCAGCCTGGCGGCGGTGCTGCTGACCGCCACCCTGGCTGAATCCGGGGTGATCGGGTTGCCCGTGGCTATCGGCCTGGTGATCGGCGCCAACATCGGCAGCGGCCTGCTGGCCTTTCTGTCCACCAGCATGCAGAACACCGCCGGCCGCCAGGTGGCCCTGGGCAGTCTGCTGTACAAGCTGATCGGCCTGGTGCTGATCGTGCCGGTGCTGGCGCCCCTGGCGCAATGGATGGACAGCCTGCAATACAGCAACGTGCAGGGCCTGGTGATCGGCTTTCACGTCGCCTACAACAGCCTGCGCTGCCTGATCCTGCTGCCCAGCGTCGGCTACATGGCCCGGATTTGCGCCGGGCTGCTGCCCGAGCGCCCGCAGGTCGGAGTGCCGACCGGGCCGCGGCATCTGGACCTGACGGCGCTGACCACGCCCAGCCTGGCCCTGGCCAATGCGGTGCGCGAGACCCTGCGCATGGGCGACCTGGTGGATGCCCTGCTCGGTTCCATGCTCAACGTGCTGCGCGGCACCCAGGCGGCAGTGACCCAGGAGGTGCGGGCGCAGAGCGACGAGATCGAGGCGCTGTACAGCGCCATCAAGCTGTACCTGGCGCAGATGCCCCGCGAGGACCTCAGCGAGCAGGACAGCCGACGCTGGGCCGAGATCATCGAGCTGGCGATCAACCTCAACCTGGCCAGCGACCTGATCGAGCGCATGCTGCGCAAGGTCCAGCAGCAGAAGACTGCGCAGCGCCGCTCGTTTTCCGAAGTCGGCCTTGAGGAGCTGGCCGGCCTGCAGACCCAGCTGATGGCCAACCTGCGCCTGGGGCTGTCGGTGTTTCTCAGCGGCGACCCGGAAAGCGCGCGCCAGCTGCTGCGCGAAAAACGCCGGTTCCGCGCCCAGGAGCGGCGTCTGGCCCACGCCCATGTCAGCCGTCTGCAACGCAAGGTGGTGCAGAGCATGGAGACCAGTTCGTTACATCTTGAATTGATTGCCGACATGAAGCGTCTGAATTCGCTATTCTGCGGCAGCGCCTACGTGGTTCTGGAAACCAGTGACACCGGCGCGCTGAGCGATGTCCCTGTCGAGGCCGGCGAGGCGCCTTGA
- a CDS encoding TerC family protein yields the protein MQWLTSPELWVAFFTLTALEIVLGIDNIIMISILVSRMPKHMQPRTRLFGLALAMLTRIMLLLSITWVMRLTTDLFVVFGQGLSGRDLILFFGGLFLLWKSSQEIYQGMEGEAEEGADPKGKGGNFFATILQIAIIDIVFSLDSVITAVGMVSNVPVMIAAIVVAVLVMMLCAGTISDFIDKHPSLKMLALSFLIVVGTVLIAEAFDMHVPKGYVYFAMAFSLAVESINITMRTRIARKKAEKAE from the coding sequence ATGCAATGGCTCACTAGCCCGGAACTCTGGGTGGCCTTCTTCACCCTCACCGCACTGGAAATCGTGCTGGGCATCGACAACATCATCATGATCTCGATCCTCGTCAGCCGCATGCCCAAGCACATGCAGCCGCGCACGCGGCTCTTCGGCCTGGCGCTGGCGATGCTCACCCGCATCATGCTGTTGCTGTCGATCACCTGGGTCATGCGCCTGACCACCGACCTGTTCGTGGTCTTCGGTCAGGGCCTGTCCGGGCGTGACCTGATCCTGTTCTTCGGCGGGTTGTTCCTGCTGTGGAAGAGCTCCCAGGAGATCTACCAGGGCATGGAAGGCGAAGCCGAGGAAGGTGCCGATCCCAAGGGCAAGGGCGGCAACTTCTTCGCCACTATCTTGCAGATCGCTATCATCGACATCGTCTTTTCGCTGGACTCGGTGATCACCGCCGTGGGCATGGTCTCCAACGTACCGGTGATGATCGCCGCCATCGTCGTCGCGGTGCTGGTGATGATGCTGTGCGCCGGCACCATCAGCGACTTCATCGACAAGCACCCGTCGCTGAAGATGCTCGCCCTGTCGTTCCTGATCGTGGTCGGCACCGTACTCATCGCCGAAGCCTTCGACATGCATGTGCCCAAGGGCTACGTGTATTTCGCCATGGCCTTCTCGCTGGCGGTGGAGTCGATCAACATCACCATGCGTACGCGAATCGCTCGGAAAAAGGCGGAAAAGGCCGAGTAG
- a CDS encoding CitMHS family transporter: MLTFLGFAMVICFMGLIMTRRLSALIALILVPILFALFGGFASKIGPMMLDGISKLAPTGVMLMFAILYFALMIDSGLFDPAVRKILKLVKGDPVKVSVGTAVLALVVSLDGDGATTYMICVAAMLPLYRRLGMSPRIMAGLIILAGGVMNMTPWGGPTARAASALRVDPSAIFVPMIPAMLAGVAAVLVIAWCYGRRERARLGELHLPGDSADGASDISVSQYPEARRPKLLWFNGLLTLALMAALIHGLLPLPVLFMIAFSIAMVVNYPDLNQQKERIAAHAGSVLAVSGLIFAAGIFTGILSGTGMVDAMSKSLLAVIPDALGPYMATITALVSMPFTFFMSNDAFYYGVLPVLTEAAAQYGISPVEMARASIVGQPVHLLSPLVPSTYLLVALAGIDFGDHQRFTLKWAVLVCLCIMLAALALGVFPLYNRP; the protein is encoded by the coding sequence ATGCTGACCTTCCTTGGCTTTGCCATGGTCATCTGTTTCATGGGCCTGATCATGACCCGCCGCCTCTCGGCGTTGATCGCCCTCATCCTGGTCCCCATTCTTTTCGCGCTGTTCGGTGGTTTTGCCAGCAAGATCGGCCCGATGATGCTCGACGGCATCAGCAAGCTGGCGCCGACCGGGGTCATGCTGATGTTTGCCATCCTCTACTTCGCCCTGATGATCGACTCCGGCCTGTTCGACCCGGCGGTGCGCAAGATTCTCAAGCTGGTCAAGGGTGACCCGGTGAAGGTCTCGGTGGGCACTGCCGTGCTGGCCCTGGTGGTGTCGCTGGACGGTGACGGCGCCACCACCTACATGATCTGCGTTGCGGCCATGCTGCCGCTGTACCGGCGTCTGGGCATGAGCCCGCGGATCATGGCCGGCTTGATCATCCTCGCCGGCGGGGTGATGAACATGACCCCCTGGGGCGGCCCCACGGCCCGTGCCGCCAGCGCCTTGCGCGTCGACCCTTCGGCGATCTTCGTGCCGATGATCCCGGCCATGCTCGCCGGGGTGGCGGCCGTGCTGGTAATCGCCTGGTGCTACGGCAGGCGCGAGCGTGCACGGCTGGGTGAACTGCACCTGCCTGGCGACTCGGCGGACGGCGCCAGTGACATCAGCGTCTCGCAATACCCCGAGGCGCGCCGGCCCAAGCTGCTGTGGTTCAACGGCCTGCTGACGCTGGCCCTCATGGCCGCGCTGATCCACGGCCTGCTACCCCTGCCGGTGCTGTTCATGATCGCCTTCAGTATCGCCATGGTGGTCAACTATCCCGACCTGAATCAGCAGAAGGAGCGCATTGCCGCCCACGCCGGCAGTGTGCTGGCGGTGTCCGGTCTGATTTTCGCGGCCGGCATCTTCACCGGCATCCTCTCGGGCACCGGCATGGTCGACGCCATGTCGAAAAGCCTGCTGGCGGTGATTCCCGACGCGCTGGGGCCGTACATGGCCACCATTACCGCGCTGGTGAGCATGCCCTTCACCTTTTTCATGTCCAACGACGCCTTCTACTATGGCGTGCTGCCGGTGCTCACCGAGGCCGCCGCGCAATACGGCATCTCCCCGGTGGAAATGGCCCGCGCCTCGATCGTCGGCCAGCCGGTGCACCTGCTCAGCCCGCTGGTACCCTCCACCTATCTGTTGGTGGCGCTGGCCGGCATCGACTTCGGCGACCACCAGCGTTTCACCCTGAAATGGGCGGTGCTGGTGTGCCTGTGCATAATGCTCGCCGCCTTGGCGCTGGGCGTCTTTCCGCTGTACAACCGCCCCTGA
- a CDS encoding aminoacyl-tRNA deacylase and HDOD domain-containing protein has product MTEVALDTAALHAPSVIQLMLTKLGIGYREVLEHQATNPAQRVQTVLLGDAVGTLMVLFAQNQLLDLNRLAELTGRKLTAVPLDRLGKLLAKHELTSLPGLPILSSSPCLYDEQLLREPQLLVASGQPGLLLELASEDFRKMLLNASAGNFGSPLTDIVPNLTRPDDDRQEITQAVQAFTARRIQQRLEATIEIPPLAETAQKIIKLRVDPNATIDDITGVVETDPALAAQVVSWAASPYYASPGKIRSVEDAIVRILGFDLVINLALGLALGKTLSLPKDHPQQATPYWHQSIYTAAVIEGLTRAIPRAERPEAGLTYLAGLLHNFGYLLLAHVFPPHFSLICRHLEVNPHLNHGYVEQHLLGITREQMGAWLMRYWDMPDELATALRFQHDPHYAGEYSQYPNLVCLAVRLLRSRGVGAGAEEPIPDELLDRLGLSREKAEDVVTKVLDAEALLRELASQFNQD; this is encoded by the coding sequence ATGACCGAAGTTGCTCTGGACACTGCTGCTCTGCACGCCCCCTCAGTCATTCAGCTGATGCTGACCAAGCTGGGCATCGGCTATCGTGAAGTTCTTGAACATCAGGCCACGAATCCGGCGCAAAGGGTGCAGACAGTGCTCCTGGGCGACGCGGTCGGCACCCTCATGGTGCTGTTCGCGCAAAACCAGTTGCTGGACTTGAACCGCCTGGCCGAGTTGACCGGGCGCAAGCTGACTGCCGTGCCCCTGGACCGCCTGGGCAAGTTGCTGGCCAAGCACGAGCTGACCTCGCTGCCGGGCCTGCCGATCCTCAGCAGCTCGCCGTGCCTGTACGATGAGCAGTTGCTGCGCGAACCACAGTTGCTGGTAGCCTCAGGCCAGCCCGGCTTGCTGCTGGAACTGGCCAGCGAAGACTTCAGGAAAATGCTGCTCAATGCCAGCGCCGGCAACTTCGGCTCGCCGTTGACCGATATCGTGCCCAACCTGACCCGCCCGGACGACGACCGCCAGGAAATCACCCAGGCTGTCCAGGCGTTCACCGCGCGGCGCATCCAGCAGCGCCTGGAAGCGACCATCGAGATTCCGCCGCTGGCCGAAACCGCGCAAAAGATCATCAAGCTGCGCGTCGACCCCAACGCCACGATCGATGACATCACCGGCGTGGTGGAAACCGATCCGGCTCTGGCCGCCCAGGTGGTCAGCTGGGCCGCATCGCCCTACTACGCTTCGCCTGGCAAGATTCGCTCGGTGGAAGACGCCATCGTGCGTATCCTCGGCTTTGACCTGGTCATCAACCTGGCCCTGGGCCTGGCGCTGGGCAAGACCCTCAGCCTGCCCAAGGATCACCCGCAGCAGGCCACGCCTTACTGGCACCAGTCGATCTACACCGCAGCGGTGATCGAAGGTCTGACCCGCGCCATTCCTCGCGCCGAGCGCCCCGAAGCGGGCCTGACCTACCTGGCCGGCCTGCTGCACAATTTCGGCTACCTGCTGCTGGCCCATGTGTTCCCACCGCACTTCTCGCTGATCTGCCGCCACCTGGAGGTCAACCCGCACCTCAACCACGGTTACGTCGAGCAACATCTGCTGGGCATTACCCGCGAGCAGATGGGCGCCTGGCTGATGCGTTACTGGGACATGCCCGACGAGCTGGCCACCGCGTTGCGCTTTCAGCATGACCCGCACTATGCCGGCGAATACTCGCAGTACCCCAATCTGGTGTGCCTGGCAGTGCGCCTGCTGCGCAGCCGCGGCGTGGGCGCCGGCGCCGAGGAGCCGATCCCCGACGAGCTGCTCGACCGCCTGGGCCTGAGCCGCGAGAAGGCCGAAGACGTCGTCACCAAGGTGCTCGACGCCGAGGCGCTGCTGCGCGAGCTGGCGTCGCAATTCAACCAGGATTGA
- the recG gene encoding ATP-dependent DNA helicase RecG, with protein sequence MSELSKVSVTALKGVGEAMAEKLHKVGLENLQDVLFHLPLRYQDRTRVVPIGQLRPGQDAVIEGVVSGADVAMGKRRSLLVRLGDGTGSLSLRFYHFSNAQKEALKRGTHLRCYGEARPGASGLEIYHPEYRALTGDEPVPVEQNLTPIYPTTEGLTQQRLRQLSQQALSMLGPRSLPDWLPEELARDYQLAPLDQAIRYLHNPPPDADLEELAVGHHWAQHRLAFEELLTHQLSQQRLRESLRSQRAPALPKASVLPGKYLKNLGFTPTGAQQRVGKEIAYDLAQPEPMLRLVQGDVGAGKTVVAALAALQALEAGYQVALMAPTEILAEQHFITFQRWLEPLGIETAWLAGKLKGKARAAALEQIASGTPMVVGTHALFQDEVKFHRLALVIIDEQHRFGVQQRLALRQKGVGGTQCPHQLIMTATPIPRTLAMSAYADLDTSILDELPPGRTPVNTVLVADSRRIEVIERVRAACAEGRQAYWVCTLIEESEELTCQAAQGTYEDLTSALDQVRVGLIHGRMKPQEKAAVMAEFKAGALQLLVATTVIEVGVDVPNSSLMIIENPERLGLAQLHQLRGRVGRGSAASHCVLLYHPPLSQIGRERLGIMRETNDGFVIAEKDLQLRGPGEMLGTRQTGLLQFKVADLMRDADLLPAVRDAAQALLARWPEHVAPLLERWLRHGQQYGQV encoded by the coding sequence ATGAGCGAGCTGTCCAAGGTGTCGGTGACGGCACTCAAGGGCGTGGGCGAGGCCATGGCCGAGAAGCTGCACAAGGTGGGCCTGGAAAATCTCCAGGACGTGCTGTTCCACCTGCCGTTGCGCTATCAGGACCGTACTCGCGTGGTGCCGATCGGCCAGCTGCGCCCCGGCCAGGACGCAGTGATCGAGGGCGTGGTCAGCGGCGCCGACGTGGCCATGGGCAAGCGCCGCAGCCTGCTGGTGCGCCTGGGTGATGGCACCGGGTCGCTGAGCCTGCGCTTCTATCATTTCAGCAACGCGCAAAAAGAGGCCCTCAAGCGCGGCACGCACCTGCGCTGCTACGGCGAGGCGCGGCCCGGCGCCTCGGGGCTTGAGATCTACCACCCGGAATACCGCGCGCTGACCGGCGACGAGCCGGTGCCGGTGGAACAGAACCTCACGCCCATCTACCCGACCACCGAAGGCCTGACCCAACAGCGCCTGCGGCAGCTGTCGCAGCAGGCCTTGAGCATGCTCGGCCCGCGCAGCCTGCCTGATTGGCTGCCCGAGGAGCTGGCCCGCGACTACCAATTGGCGCCGCTCGACCAGGCCATCCGCTACCTGCACAACCCGCCGCCCGACGCCGACCTCGAAGAGCTCGCCGTGGGCCATCACTGGGCCCAGCATCGCCTGGCGTTCGAAGAGTTGCTGACCCATCAGCTGTCGCAGCAACGCCTGCGCGAAAGCCTGCGCAGCCAGCGCGCGCCGGCCTTGCCCAAGGCCAGCGTGCTGCCGGGCAAATACTTGAAAAACCTTGGCTTCACGCCCACCGGCGCGCAGCAGAGGGTGGGCAAGGAGATCGCCTATGACCTCGCCCAGCCCGAGCCCATGCTGCGCCTGGTGCAGGGCGACGTCGGTGCTGGCAAGACCGTGGTCGCCGCCCTGGCAGCCCTGCAGGCGCTGGAAGCCGGTTACCAGGTGGCGCTGATGGCGCCGACCGAGATCCTCGCCGAGCAACACTTCATCACCTTTCAACGCTGGCTCGAGCCATTGGGCATCGAGACCGCCTGGCTGGCCGGCAAGCTCAAGGGCAAGGCCCGCGCCGCCGCCCTGGAACAGATCGCCAGCGGCACGCCGATGGTGGTGGGCACCCATGCGCTGTTCCAGGACGAAGTGAAATTCCACCGTCTGGCGCTGGTGATCATCGACGAACAGCATCGCTTCGGCGTCCAGCAGCGCCTGGCCCTGCGCCAGAAAGGCGTGGGGGGCACGCAATGCCCGCACCAGTTGATCATGACTGCCACACCTATCCCGCGCACCCTGGCCATGAGCGCCTACGCTGACCTCGACACGTCCATCCTCGACGAACTGCCCCCGGGTCGCACCCCCGTCAACACGGTGCTGGTCGCCGACAGCCGGCGCATCGAGGTGATCGAGCGCGTGCGCGCCGCCTGCGCCGAAGGCCGCCAGGCCTATTGGGTGTGCACGCTGATCGAGGAATCCGAAGAGCTGACGTGCCAGGCCGCGCAGGGCACCTATGAAGACCTCACCAGCGCGCTGGACCAGGTGCGGGTCGGCTTGATCCACGGGCGCATGAAACCCCAGGAAAAAGCCGCGGTGATGGCCGAATTCAAGGCCGGCGCGTTGCAGTTGCTGGTGGCCACCACAGTGATCGAAGTGGGCGTGGACGTCCCCAATTCCAGCTTGATGATCATCGAGAACCCCGAGCGGCTGGGTCTGGCCCAGTTGCACCAGCTGCGCGGCCGCGTCGGTCGGGGCAGCGCGGCAAGCCACTGTGTTTTGCTTTATCACCCGCCACTGTCGCAGATCGGCCGCGAACGCCTGGGCATCATGCGCGAAACCAACGACGGCTTCGTCATCGCCGAAAAAGATCTGCAGCTGCGTGGCCCCGGCGAGATGCTCGGTACCCGCCAGACCGGTTTGCTACAGTTCAAGGTTGCCGACCTGATGCGCGATGCCGACCTGCTGCCTGCGGTGCGCGATGCCGCGCAGGCGTTGCTGGCGCGCTGGCCCGAGCATGTCGCGCCGTTGCTCGAGCGCTGGTTGCGTCATGGCCAGCAATATGGCCAAGTGTGA
- a CDS encoding hydrogen peroxide-inducible genes activator: MTLTELRYIVTLAQEQHFGHAAERCHVSQPTLSVGVKKLEDELGVLIFERSKSAVRLTPVGEGIVAQAQKVLEQAQGIRELAQAGKNQLTAPLKLGAIYTVGPYLFPHLIPQLHKVAPQMPLYIEENFTHILRDKLRNGELDAVIIALPFNEADVLTLPLYDEPFYVLMPADHPWTRKETIDAGLLNDKSLLLLGEGHCFRDQVLEACPTLVKGAEGARHTTVESSSLETIRHMVASGLGVSILPLSAVDSHHYAPGVIEVRPLTPPAPFRTVAIAWRASFPRPKAIEILADSIRLCSVAKPTAALASKVAT; the protein is encoded by the coding sequence ATGACCCTCACCGAACTACGCTACATCGTCACGCTGGCCCAGGAGCAACACTTCGGCCATGCCGCCGAACGCTGCCACGTCAGCCAGCCCACCCTCTCGGTCGGGGTGAAGAAACTCGAAGACGAACTGGGCGTACTGATTTTCGAACGCAGCAAGAGCGCAGTGCGGCTTACCCCGGTCGGCGAAGGTATCGTCGCCCAGGCGCAGAAGGTGCTGGAGCAGGCCCAGGGTATCCGTGAGCTGGCCCAGGCCGGCAAGAATCAGCTGACCGCACCGCTCAAGCTCGGCGCCATCTATACCGTCGGCCCCTATCTGTTCCCGCACCTCATCCCGCAGCTGCACAAAGTGGCGCCGCAGATGCCGTTGTACATCGAAGAGAACTTCACCCATATCCTGCGCGACAAGTTGCGCAATGGGGAGCTCGACGCGGTGATCATCGCCCTGCCGTTCAACGAGGCCGATGTGCTGACCCTGCCGCTGTACGACGAACCGTTCTACGTGTTGATGCCGGCCGACCACCCGTGGACGCGCAAGGAAACCATCGACGCCGGCCTGCTCAACGACAAGAGCCTGCTGCTGCTCGGCGAAGGCCACTGTTTCCGCGACCAGGTGCTCGAAGCCTGCCCGACCCTGGTCAAGGGCGCCGAAGGCGCGCGCCATACCACTGTGGAGTCCAGCTCGCTGGAAACCATCCGGCACATGGTCGCCTCGGGCCTCGGCGTGTCGATCCTGCCGCTGTCGGCGGTCGACAGCCATCATTACGCCCCGGGAGTGATCGAGGTCCGTCCGCTGACCCCGCCCGCGCCGTTTCGCACCGTGGCCATCGCCTGGCGTGCCAGCTTCCCGCGGCCCAAGGCGATCGAGATCCTCGCCGACTCCATCCGCCTGTGCTCGGTCGCCAAGCCGACTGCGGCGCTGGCGAGCAAAGTCGCGACATGA
- a CDS encoding energy transducer TonB produces the protein MITTRQKFTRYGSSLAVVLAVHAVAIAIALHWTSAPPAIELPPAAMMVEMPPMPEAPPAPPPKVVQPPPPAPVEEPPLPKVAEAPKPTIALPKPVPKPKPKPQPPKPERKPEPPKEQVAKQAEDTPPAAPAPAPAPKQTEQPPMPSTPDAKPSWLSEIQVKLAKYKRYPDEARRRGQVGTATLKFEVDAEGNVLSAEIVSSSGSAALDRATLEMVRKASPLPKPPAEMLVNGRREITAPYIYSLDKRR, from the coding sequence ATGATCACGACGCGGCAAAAATTCACCCGGTATGGCAGCAGCCTGGCTGTGGTGCTGGCCGTGCATGCGGTGGCGATCGCCATTGCCTTGCATTGGACCAGTGCACCGCCGGCCATCGAGCTGCCGCCGGCAGCGATGATGGTCGAGATGCCGCCGATGCCGGAGGCGCCGCCCGCACCGCCGCCCAAGGTAGTGCAGCCGCCACCGCCGGCCCCGGTCGAGGAGCCGCCGCTGCCCAAGGTTGCCGAGGCGCCCAAGCCGACCATCGCGCTACCCAAGCCGGTGCCCAAGCCCAAGCCCAAGCCGCAGCCACCCAAGCCGGAGCGCAAGCCAGAGCCGCCCAAGGAGCAGGTCGCCAAGCAGGCCGAGGACACGCCACCGGCCGCACCGGCTCCGGCCCCAGCGCCAAAGCAGACCGAACAGCCGCCGATGCCGTCCACGCCGGACGCCAAGCCGTCATGGTTGTCGGAGATTCAGGTCAAGCTGGCCAAGTACAAGCGCTATCCGGATGAGGCGCGCCGCCGGGGTCAGGTCGGCACTGCCACGCTGAAATTCGAGGTCGACGCCGAAGGCAACGTGCTGTCCGCCGAAATCGTCAGCTCTTCAGGCAGTGCTGCCTTGGACCGTGCCACCCTGGAAATGGTGCGCAAGGCCTCCCCGTTGCCCAAGCCGCCTGCCGAGATGCTGGTAAACGGGCGCCGGGAGATTACCGCGCCCTACATTTATTCCCTGGACAAACGTCGATAG
- the exbD gene encoding TonB system transport protein ExbD codes for MGLHLNEGGDDLAENHEINVTPFIDVMLVLLIVFMIAAPLATVDIKVDLPASTAKPAPRPEKPVFLSVKSDLNLYVGDDRIDRTQLGPALDAKTHGNKDTTIFFQADKGVDYGDLMEVMNALRASGYLKVGLVGLETAGHK; via the coding sequence ATGGGCCTGCACCTGAACGAAGGTGGCGATGACCTCGCCGAGAACCACGAGATCAACGTCACGCCCTTCATCGATGTGATGCTGGTGCTGCTGATCGTGTTCATGATCGCGGCGCCCCTGGCCACCGTGGACATCAAGGTCGACCTGCCGGCTTCCACCGCCAAGCCGGCACCGCGGCCGGAGAAACCGGTGTTCCTCAGCGTCAAGTCGGACCTCAACCTGTACGTCGGCGACGACCGCATCGATCGCACCCAACTGGGCCCGGCGCTGGACGCCAAGACCCACGGCAACAAGGACACGACGATCTTCTTCCAAGCCGACAAGGGCGTGGACTACGGCGACCTTATGGAAGTGATGAACGCACTGCGCGCCAGCGGTTACCTGAAGGTCGGCCTGGTCGGACTCGAGACGGCTGGGCACAAATGA
- the exbB gene encoding tonB-system energizer ExbB, which yields MIRSLLIASPLRSRALGAMAVLLLGMAMAPTLQASETAPGAAASASATAPAANAPAVEEAAATPAPVETVASPEPLAGMSHDLSPWGMYQHADIVVKVVMIGLALASIITWTIWIAKGFELLGAKRRLKGEIAALKKASTLKAAAETASRQGTLAHLLVHDALEEMHLSSNSREREGIKERVSFRLERLVAACGRNMSSGTGVLATIGSTAPFVGLFGTVWGIMNSFIGIAKTQTTNLAVVAPGIAEALLATALGLVAAIPAVVIYNVFARSIAGYKAQVSDASAQVLLLVSRDLDHQPAERAGQPHMVKVG from the coding sequence ATGATCCGCTCACTACTAATCGCATCGCCACTACGGTCTCGCGCCTTGGGTGCCATGGCAGTCCTGCTGCTCGGCATGGCCATGGCCCCCACCCTGCAAGCCAGCGAAACCGCCCCCGGCGCCGCTGCCAGCGCCAGTGCAACGGCACCTGCGGCCAACGCGCCAGCAGTGGAGGAAGCCGCCGCTACCCCGGCACCCGTCGAAACCGTAGCCAGCCCCGAGCCTTTGGCCGGCATGAGCCATGACCTGTCGCCGTGGGGCATGTACCAGCACGCCGACATCGTGGTGAAGGTGGTGATGATCGGCCTGGCACTTGCCTCGATCATCACATGGACCATCTGGATCGCCAAAGGCTTCGAACTGCTCGGCGCCAAGCGTCGCCTGAAGGGCGAAATCGCCGCGCTGAAAAAAGCCTCCACCCTCAAGGCCGCTGCCGAGACCGCCAGCCGCCAGGGCACCCTGGCCCACCTGTTGGTGCACGACGCCCTCGAGGAAATGCACCTGTCAAGCAACAGCCGCGAGCGTGAAGGCATCAAGGAGCGTGTGAGCTTTCGCCTCGAGCGCCTGGTTGCTGCCTGCGGTCGCAATATGAGCAGTGGCACCGGCGTGCTGGCCACCATCGGTTCGACCGCGCCTTTCGTCGGTCTGTTCGGTACTGTGTGGGGCATCATGAACAGCTTCATCGGCATCGCCAAGACCCAGACCACCAACCTTGCCGTGGTCGCGCCGGGCATTGCCGAAGCCCTGCTGGCCACTGCGCTGGGCTTGGTCGCGGCCATTCCTGCCGTGGTCATCTACAACGTCTTCGCCCGCTCCATCGCCGGCTACAAGGCCCAGGTCTCCGATGCCTCGGCGCAGGTGCTGCTGCTGGTCAGCCGCGACCTGGACCACCAGCCTGCCGAACGCGCCGGCCAACCGCACATGGTGAAGGTGGGTTAA